In Sphingomonas sp. LT1P40, the following are encoded in one genomic region:
- the aroQ gene encoding type II 3-dehydroquinate dehydratase, with protein MTDTIYVLNGPNLNLLGTREPEIYGSDTLDDIAGMLEDRARALDLTIDMRQSNHEGHLVDWMHEAQAHGAKAVLLNAGAFTHTSIALHDCIKSIRTPVIEVHLSNPHLREDFRHFSYVGQAAKGTIAGFGALSYLLALEAAARL; from the coding sequence ATGACCGACACGATCTACGTTCTCAACGGCCCGAACCTGAATTTGCTCGGCACGCGCGAGCCCGAAATCTATGGCTCGGACACGCTCGACGACATTGCGGGCATGCTGGAAGACCGCGCCCGCGCGCTCGACCTGACCATCGACATGCGCCAGTCGAATCACGAAGGGCATCTGGTCGACTGGATGCACGAGGCGCAGGCGCACGGGGCAAAGGCGGTGCTGCTCAACGCCGGTGCCTTCACCCACACCTCCATCGCGCTGCACGATTGCATCAAATCGATCCGCACCCCGGTGATCGAGGTACATCTGTCGAACCCGCATCTGCGTGAGGATTTCCGTCATTTCAGCTATGTCGGACAGGCGGCAAAGGGAACCATCGCCGGGTTTGGCGCGCTTTCCTATCTGCTGGCGCTTGAAGCGGCGGCCCGTCTCTGA
- the thiS gene encoding sulfur carrier protein ThiS yields MQTHSDGTITITVNGEHRRVMGGISLAGLANELGLVPEKVAVERNLEVVPRSTLGQVLVEDGDEIEIVHFVGGGDHAAAVTDDSWSVAGKTFRSRLIVGTGKYKDFAQNAAAVEAAGAEIVTVAVRRVNVSDRNAPMLTDFIDPKKITYLPNTAGCFDADSAIRTLRLAREAGGWELVKLEVLGEAKTLYPDMRETLKATEILANEGFKPMVYCVDDPIGAKQLEDAGAVAIMPLGAPIGSGLGIQNRVTIRLIVEGAGVPVLVDAGVGTASDAAVAMELGCDGVLMNTAIAEAKDPILMARAMKLAVESGRLAYLSGRMGLRRYADPSSPLAGLI; encoded by the coding sequence ATGCAGACTCACAGCGATGGCACGATCACGATCACGGTCAATGGCGAGCATCGCCGGGTGATGGGCGGGATTTCGCTGGCCGGGCTTGCCAACGAGCTGGGGCTGGTGCCGGAGAAGGTCGCGGTCGAGCGCAACCTGGAGGTCGTGCCGCGTTCGACGCTTGGGCAGGTGCTGGTCGAGGACGGTGATGAGATCGAGATCGTGCATTTTGTCGGCGGTGGCGATCATGCGGCGGCGGTGACCGACGACAGCTGGAGCGTGGCGGGCAAGACGTTCCGATCGCGGCTGATCGTCGGGACCGGCAAATACAAGGATTTCGCGCAGAACGCGGCGGCGGTGGAGGCTGCGGGCGCGGAGATCGTGACCGTCGCGGTGCGGCGGGTGAATGTATCCGATCGCAATGCGCCGATGCTGACCGATTTCATCGATCCGAAGAAGATTACGTATCTGCCGAACACCGCCGGGTGTTTCGACGCGGACTCGGCGATCCGCACGTTGCGGCTGGCGCGTGAGGCGGGCGGCTGGGAGCTGGTGAAGCTGGAAGTGCTGGGGGAGGCGAAAACGCTGTATCCGGACATGCGCGAGACGCTGAAGGCGACCGAGATCCTGGCGAACGAGGGGTTCAAGCCGATGGTTTACTGCGTCGACGATCCGATCGGCGCGAAGCAGCTGGAGGATGCGGGCGCGGTCGCGATCATGCCGCTGGGCGCGCCGATCGGGTCGGGGCTGGGTATCCAGAACCGCGTGACGATCCGGCTGATCGTCGAGGGTGCCGGGGTGCCGGTGCTGGTCGATGCCGGGGTCGGTACCGCGAGCGACGCGGCGGTGGCGATGGAGCTGGGTTGCGATGGCGTGCTGATGAACACCGCCATCGCCGAGGCGAAAGACCCGATCCTGATGGCGCGCGCGATGAAGCTGGCGGTGGAGAGCGGGCGGCTGGCTTATCTGTCCGGGCGGATGGGGTTGCGGCGGTACGCGGACCCGTCGAGTCCGCTGGCGGGGCTGATCTAA
- a CDS encoding class I SAM-dependent DNA methyltransferase, with protein sequence MPDRIAELYQRHALAFDAARRRSFPERAWLERFVRSIPKGGEILDLGCGGGEPIDRYLVDRGYRLTGVDIAPSMIKLARTRFFRQRWIEADMRRFGAESAAYDGIVAWSSLFHLDEEAQAKLIQRMAIWLKRGGVALFNTGPDKGIAIGELEGEELFHASLSPGEYRALFAKSGLAEIAHRIEDPTCGGMTVWLVGKV encoded by the coding sequence ATGCCCGACCGGATAGCCGAACTTTATCAGCGCCACGCGCTGGCGTTCGATGCGGCACGTCGCCGCAGCTTTCCCGAACGCGCCTGGCTCGAACGCTTCGTGCGCAGCATCCCCAAGGGCGGCGAAATCCTCGACCTGGGCTGTGGCGGCGGCGAACCGATTGATCGCTATCTGGTCGATCGCGGTTACCGCCTGACCGGCGTCGATATCGCGCCGAGCATGATTAAACTCGCTCGTACGCGCTTCTTCCGCCAGCGCTGGATTGAGGCCGATATGCGCAGGTTCGGCGCAGAGTCCGCCGCCTATGACGGCATCGTCGCGTGGAGCAGCCTGTTCCACCTCGACGAAGAGGCACAGGCCAAACTGATCCAGCGCATGGCCATCTGGCTGAAACGCGGCGGCGTCGCGCTCTTCAATACCGGTCCAGACAAGGGCATCGCAATCGGCGAGTTGGAGGGCGAGGAGCTGTTCCACGCCAGCCTGTCTCCCGGCGAATATCGCGCGCTGTTCGCCAAGAGCGGCTTGGCCGAGATCGCCCACCGCATCGAAGACCCGACCTGCGGCGGTATGACCGTGTGGCTGGTGGGGAAGGTCTGA
- the rimO gene encoding 30S ribosomal protein S12 methylthiotransferase RimO, translating into MATRLPEAPKVGMVSLGCPKNLVDSERILTKLRSDGYALSADYAGADIVLVNTCGFLDSAKEESLEAIGEAMAENGRVIVTGCMGKEAEVIRARFPNVLAVTGAHQYEEVVGAVHEAAPMPPNAFLNLVPESGLKLTPRHYSYLKISEGCNHRCSFCIIPSIRGDLVSRRPDAILREAEKLVAAGTKELLVISQDTSAYGVDIRKEPRMWKGEPVIPHMTDLARELGKIAPWVRLHYVYPYPHVDQVIPLMAEGLVLPYLDIPFQHASPAVLRTMKRPANEAKVLERLKTWRSIAPDITIRSTFVVGFPGETEADFQYLLDWLDEAQLDRVGAFRFEPVDGAAANDLPGAVPEEVKEERYARIMEKTAAISAAKLQAKIGRTLDVIIDEVEGDGANARSQSDAPEIDGTVFLRDAGHLKQGDIVAVEIEDADDHDLYGVPA; encoded by the coding sequence ATGGCAACGCGACTTCCCGAAGCCCCCAAGGTGGGCATGGTGTCGCTCGGCTGTCCCAAGAATCTGGTCGACTCCGAGCGTATCCTGACCAAACTCCGCAGCGACGGCTATGCCTTGTCCGCCGACTATGCCGGTGCCGACATCGTGCTGGTCAACACCTGCGGCTTCCTCGATTCCGCCAAAGAAGAGAGCCTCGAAGCCATCGGCGAAGCGATGGCCGAGAATGGCCGCGTTATCGTCACTGGCTGCATGGGAAAGGAAGCCGAGGTCATCCGCGCCCGTTTCCCGAACGTCCTCGCCGTCACCGGTGCGCATCAATATGAGGAAGTCGTCGGCGCGGTCCACGAAGCGGCCCCGATGCCGCCGAATGCGTTCCTGAACCTCGTGCCCGAAAGCGGCCTGAAACTCACCCCGCGCCACTACAGCTATCTGAAGATTTCAGAGGGCTGCAACCATCGTTGCTCCTTCTGCATCATCCCGTCGATCCGCGGCGACCTCGTGTCACGCCGCCCGGACGCGATCCTGCGCGAAGCCGAAAAGCTGGTCGCGGCGGGCACGAAGGAGCTGCTGGTCATCAGCCAGGATACCTCGGCTTACGGCGTCGACATCCGCAAGGAACCGCGGATGTGGAAGGGCGAACCCGTCATTCCCCACATGACCGACCTCGCCCGCGAACTTGGCAAGATCGCCCCCTGGGTCCGCCTCCACTACGTCTACCCCTACCCCCATGTCGATCAGGTCATCCCGCTGATGGCGGAGGGCCTCGTCCTCCCCTATCTCGACATCCCGTTTCAGCATGCCAGCCCCGCCGTCCTTCGCACGATGAAGCGCCCGGCGAACGAAGCAAAGGTGCTGGAGCGGCTGAAAACCTGGCGCAGCATCGCCCCCGACATCACCATCCGCTCGACCTTCGTCGTCGGTTTCCCCGGTGAAACCGAGGCCGACTTCCAGTACCTTCTCGACTGGCTCGACGAAGCCCAGCTCGACCGCGTCGGCGCATTCCGCTTCGAGCCGGTCGACGGTGCAGCCGCCAACGACCTGCCTGGTGCCGTGCCGGAAGAGGTCAAGGAAGAGCGCTACGCCCGCATCATGGAAAAGACCGCCGCGATCAGCGCCGCGAAGCTTCAGGCGAAAATCGGCCGCACGCTCGACGTCATCATCGACGAGGTCGAAGGCGACGGTGCCAACGCCCGCAGCCAGTCGGACGCGCCCGAAATCGACGGCACCGTCTTCCTGCGCGACGCCGGCCACCTGAAACAGGGTGATATCGTCGCGGTCGAGATCGAGGATGCCGACGACCACGACCTCTACGGCGTGCCTGCCTGA
- a CDS encoding leucyl aminopeptidase family protein — translation MIDLSQLLQPDRGQPARQIHVVHPRDWESWLNAQPPRTRTAIAANKVTGKAGNRAIFPGDSADEWSILLVCDEAETSPFRIASLAEQLPEGTYRLATGEPGAAMLGWMLAQYRFDRYRKDENARGPRTLLTGEPGRIGEMFALAAATFSVRNLVNTPASDMGPAELEAETAALANAVGATLTVTRGDALEQGYPMIHAVGRAAARGREPRLIELEWGDPAHPRLALVGKGVCFDTGGLDIKPSAGMRLMKKDMGGAAHALALAGVIIALRLPVRLHLLIPAVENAVSGDAFRPGDVLRTRLGLTVENTNTDAEGRLILGDALTKAVEGKPDLILDFATLTGAARVALGPDLPALFANDDALSAAYLDAGTAEYDPLWRLPLWDAYDDMLKSDIADMVNAADGPFAGPITAALFLRRFVPKDIAWAHLDLFAWRPVAKPGRPKGGDAMALRASWAMLKARYGTK, via the coding sequence ATGATCGACCTTTCACAGTTGCTACAGCCCGATCGCGGCCAGCCCGCCCGCCAGATTCACGTCGTCCATCCGCGCGACTGGGAAAGCTGGCTCAACGCGCAACCGCCGCGCACGCGCACCGCCATCGCCGCCAACAAAGTGACCGGCAAGGCCGGAAACCGCGCGATCTTCCCCGGCGACTCCGCCGACGAATGGTCGATCCTGCTGGTGTGCGACGAAGCGGAAACCTCGCCCTTCCGCATCGCCTCGCTTGCCGAGCAATTGCCCGAGGGGACCTACCGTCTCGCCACCGGCGAACCGGGCGCTGCGATGCTCGGCTGGATGCTCGCGCAATATCGCTTCGACCGCTACCGCAAGGATGAGAATGCGCGCGGTCCGCGCACGCTGCTGACCGGAGAACCCGGACGGATCGGCGAGATGTTTGCACTCGCCGCCGCGACATTCAGCGTCCGTAATCTGGTCAACACGCCCGCGTCTGACATGGGACCGGCGGAACTGGAGGCTGAAACGGCCGCGCTGGCGAATGCCGTCGGCGCAACGCTCACCGTCACGCGCGGCGACGCGCTCGAGCAGGGCTATCCGATGATCCACGCGGTCGGCCGGGCCGCCGCACGCGGGCGCGAGCCGCGCCTGATCGAGCTCGAATGGGGCGACCCCGCGCATCCCCGCCTCGCGCTGGTCGGCAAGGGCGTATGCTTCGACACCGGCGGGCTCGATATCAAGCCGTCCGCCGGCATGCGCCTGATGAAAAAGGACATGGGCGGCGCGGCGCACGCACTGGCGCTGGCCGGGGTCATCATCGCGCTGCGGCTGCCGGTTCGCCTTCATTTGCTGATCCCCGCGGTCGAGAATGCCGTTTCGGGCGACGCCTTCCGCCCAGGCGACGTGTTGCGGACACGGCTCGGTCTGACCGTCGAAAACACCAATACCGACGCCGAAGGCCGCCTGATTCTCGGCGACGCGCTAACAAAGGCGGTCGAGGGCAAGCCCGATCTGATCCTTGATTTCGCCACGCTGACCGGTGCCGCCCGTGTCGCGCTCGGCCCCGATCTGCCTGCGCTGTTTGCCAATGACGACGCCCTGTCCGCCGCCTATCTCGATGCCGGAACGGCGGAGTACGACCCGCTGTGGCGACTGCCGTTATGGGATGCCTATGACGACATGCTGAAATCCGACATCGCCGACATGGTCAACGCCGCCGACGGCCCCTTCGCCGGGCCGATCACCGCTGCCTTGTTCCTGCGCCGCTTCGTGCCGAAAGACATCGCCTGGGCGCATCTCGACCTGTTCGCGTGGCGTCCCGTCGCCAAGCCCGGCCGTCCGAAGGGCGGCGACGCCATGGCCCTGCGCGCGAGCTGGGCGATGCTGAAGGCGCGCTACGGCACCAAGTAA
- a CDS encoding thiamine pyrophosphate-binding protein, translated as MTTLRTGGRILVDNLVAQGCDRIFHVPGESFLAVLDALHDTPSIDLVTCRQEGGAAFMACADGTMTGRPGICFVTRGPGATNASIGVHVAMQDSQPMILFIGDVDRGMRDREGFQEVDFPAMFAPLAKWATRIEDAARIPEYIARAWNVAISGRPGPVVIALPEDMLMDVVEAVDRPKVERLWQSVGQHEINAMMEMVRAAERPVAIVGGAGWDLATGAAFGGFARSWGIPVAGAFRRQDSVRNGSSQWAGNLGYGPNPKLVERIKAADLLLVVGARLGEATTDGYTLITPDHPGQKLIHVYPDPDELNRVYRADLAICSDTVSFAMAADIAGHPETLPPACAEAHAEWLDWSTPKPRDGVALDLGQCVAAMRERIAPDEAIICNGAGNFSAWWHRYWHYGAQPSQLAPTAGAMGYGTPAAVAAALRHPEKLAIALAGDGDFMMNGQELATAIQHGVNMLVLIIDNGAYGTIRMHQEREFPARLSGTTLHNPDFAALARAYGGWSETVERTDEFAPALDRALAQTGVRVLHLKTDVEIISPGTTISAIRGN; from the coding sequence ATGACGACACTCCGCACCGGCGGCCGCATATTGGTCGACAACCTCGTCGCACAGGGCTGCGACCGCATCTTCCACGTCCCCGGCGAGAGTTTCCTCGCGGTCCTCGACGCGCTGCACGACACGCCTTCGATCGATCTGGTAACTTGCCGGCAGGAAGGCGGCGCTGCATTCATGGCCTGCGCCGACGGCACGATGACCGGACGCCCCGGCATCTGCTTCGTCACCCGCGGCCCCGGGGCCACCAACGCCAGCATCGGCGTTCACGTTGCGATGCAGGATTCGCAGCCGATGATCCTGTTCATCGGCGATGTCGATCGCGGCATGCGCGACCGCGAAGGATTCCAGGAAGTCGATTTTCCCGCGATGTTCGCGCCGCTGGCCAAATGGGCGACGCGGATCGAGGATGCGGCACGCATCCCGGAATACATCGCGCGAGCGTGGAATGTCGCGATCAGCGGGCGACCGGGACCGGTGGTGATCGCGCTGCCCGAAGACATGCTGATGGATGTGGTCGAGGCAGTGGATCGGCCAAAGGTCGAGCGTCTTTGGCAATCGGTGGGACAGCATGAAATCAATGCCATGATGGAGATGGTGAGAGCGGCAGAACGACCCGTAGCTATTGTCGGCGGAGCCGGCTGGGATCTAGCGACTGGAGCCGCGTTTGGTGGTTTCGCGCGGAGTTGGGGCATTCCTGTCGCAGGCGCGTTTCGCCGTCAGGATTCTGTCCGGAACGGATCCAGCCAATGGGCTGGGAATCTCGGCTACGGCCCCAACCCGAAGTTGGTGGAGCGAATAAAAGCGGCGGATCTATTGCTGGTTGTCGGCGCTCGGCTCGGCGAAGCAACCACCGATGGCTATACCCTTATCACGCCCGATCATCCCGGTCAGAAGCTCATCCACGTCTATCCTGACCCTGATGAGCTAAACCGCGTCTACCGCGCAGATCTTGCTATCTGTTCGGACACTGTCTCCTTTGCGATGGCCGCAGACATCGCCGGGCACCCCGAAACGCTGCCTCCAGCGTGCGCCGAAGCCCATGCCGAGTGGCTAGACTGGTCCACCCCCAAACCCCGCGACGGCGTCGCCCTGGACCTCGGCCAATGCGTCGCCGCGATGCGCGAGCGGATTGCGCCCGACGAAGCCATCATCTGCAACGGCGCGGGCAATTTCTCCGCCTGGTGGCACCGCTACTGGCACTACGGCGCGCAACCCTCGCAGCTTGCCCCGACTGCGGGCGCGATGGGTTATGGCACCCCCGCCGCCGTTGCGGCAGCCCTGCGCCATCCCGAAAAACTCGCCATCGCCCTCGCTGGCGACGGCGATTTCATGATGAACGGACAGGAACTCGCCACGGCGATCCAGCACGGCGTCAACATGCTGGTGCTCATCATCGACAACGGCGCTTACGGCACGATCCGCATGCATCAGGAACGCGAATTCCCCGCGCGCCTGTCCGGCACCACGCTGCATAACCCCGATTTCGCCGCGCTCGCCCGTGCCTATGGCGGCTGGTCCGAAACCGTCGAGCGCACCGATGAATTCGCCCCCGCGCTCGACCGCGCGCTCGCGCAGACCGGCGTTCGCGTCCTGCATCTCAAAACCGATGTGGAAATTATCAGTCCCGGCACCACGATCAGCGCGATCCGCGGAAATTAG
- the accC gene encoding acetyl-CoA carboxylase biotin carboxylase subunit encodes MKPIKKLLIANRGEIALRIHRACHEMGIQTVAVHSTADTDAMHVRLADQAICIGPPSAAESYLNIPNIISAAEISGADAIHPGYGFLSENAKFAEIVELHNLIFVGPKPEHIRTMGDKIEAKRTAGALGLPLVPGSDGAISDLAEAKEIAKKAGYPVIIKAASGGGGRGMKVCTSEDELETLMQQAGSEAKAAFGDATVYLEKYLGNPRHIEIQVFGDGNGNAIHLGERDCSLQRRHQKVLEEAPSPVLGQEDRERIGGICAKAMADMGYRGAGTIEFLWEDGEFYFIEMNTRLQVEHPVTEAITGLDLVREQIRIAEGHPLTLRQQDVQFRGHAIECRINAENPRTFAPSPGLVKGYHAPGGMNVRVDSGLYAGYKVPPYYDSMIAKLIVYGTTRQGALRRLRRALEEFVIDGITTTIPLHQALLDDPEFQKGDYTIKWLEEWLAKQHEA; translated from the coding sequence ATGAAACCGATAAAAAAGCTCCTCATCGCCAATCGCGGTGAGATCGCGCTGCGCATCCACCGCGCGTGCCATGAAATGGGCATTCAGACGGTCGCGGTCCACTCGACCGCCGATACCGATGCGATGCATGTCCGGCTCGCGGATCAGGCCATCTGCATCGGCCCGCCGAGCGCGGCCGAGAGCTATCTCAACATCCCCAACATCATCTCTGCCGCCGAAATCAGCGGCGCGGATGCAATCCATCCCGGCTATGGCTTCCTTAGCGAAAACGCCAAATTCGCCGAAATCGTCGAGCTGCATAACCTGATCTTCGTCGGGCCGAAGCCCGAGCATATCCGCACGATGGGCGACAAGATCGAGGCAAAGCGCACCGCCGGCGCCCTCGGCCTGCCGCTCGTCCCCGGGTCCGACGGCGCGATCAGCGATCTGGCCGAAGCCAAGGAAATCGCGAAAAAGGCCGGCTACCCCGTCATCATCAAGGCCGCATCCGGTGGCGGCGGTCGCGGCATGAAGGTCTGCACGTCCGAGGACGAGCTCGAAACGCTAATGCAACAGGCAGGCAGCGAGGCGAAGGCCGCGTTCGGCGACGCCACCGTCTATCTCGAAAAATATCTCGGCAACCCGCGCCACATCGAAATTCAGGTGTTCGGCGACGGCAATGGCAACGCCATCCATCTGGGCGAACGCGACTGCTCGCTCCAGCGCCGCCATCAAAAGGTGCTTGAGGAAGCCCCCTCCCCCGTGCTCGGTCAGGAAGACCGCGAGCGCATCGGCGGCATCTGCGCCAAGGCGATGGCCGACATGGGCTATCGCGGCGCGGGCACGATCGAATTTCTGTGGGAGGACGGCGAGTTCTATTTCATCGAAATGAACACCCGGCTTCAGGTCGAACATCCGGTGACCGAGGCGATCACCGGTCTCGACCTCGTCCGCGAACAGATCCGCATTGCCGAGGGGCATCCGCTGACGCTACGCCAGCAGGACGTCCAATTCCGCGGCCACGCCATCGAATGCCGCATCAACGCCGAAAACCCCCGCACCTTCGCGCCGTCACCGGGCCTGGTAAAGGGCTATCACGCCCCCGGCGGCATGAACGTCCGCGTCGATAGCGGGCTGTATGCTGGCTACAAAGTGCCACCCTATTACGACAGCATGATCGCCAAGCTGATCGTCTATGGCACAACCCGCCAGGGCGCCCTGCGCCGCCTGCGCCGCGCGCTGGAGGAGTTCGTAATCGACGGCATCACCACGACGATCCCGCTGCATCAGGCGCTGCTCGACGATCCGGAGTTCCAGAAAGGCGATTATACGATCAAGTGGCTGGAAGAGTGGCTGGCGAAGCAGCACGAGGCATAG
- a CDS encoding tetratricopeptide repeat protein, with the protein MIGKACRVAVLRCSGAILIAAAAGFALPAAAQEAARVPVPPEGIAAFDRGDYGKAADAIIPAFENCRTQQPQGTVCADLAMASAMLVATAGNIKVEDVILRAQDYIDTRVGRESQEALGMLGGLTSYYDRLVAMDKFVPVAERRLALARKLQGPTGRTAVIAAVSLCIAQWNLGKGQAAVELLSPLAGKLPEKTSDEMMLAGMVHECTGTAYYSMDRDREAEQSFRQAVALFERAEGEKGVRSLDAMAGLANALRRQGRDADARAMAVRIDRLAKPDAQVRSRIAWWATGPAANPIEAARAELAKAEKQFGAQSAMADVAAAGLGIALIDAGQTGEAEPYLARLAAATRNEANPASVRIKLLTGQILAIAKQDGGRFDRALPVIEQLVAIAKRTDAGSDKLLINFQMYAGAMLTASGRPGRAYPYLTDAGRLLLARLASYRDFDAAAQSETREYSPIFRFKVATAWRLAQAR; encoded by the coding sequence ATGATCGGCAAAGCGTGTCGGGTGGCGGTTCTACGCTGTAGCGGTGCCATTCTGATTGCGGCTGCCGCCGGGTTCGCGCTGCCCGCCGCCGCACAGGAGGCGGCACGCGTTCCGGTGCCGCCGGAGGGGATCGCCGCGTTCGACCGCGGCGACTATGGCAAGGCGGCGGACGCGATCATTCCCGCGTTCGAGAATTGCCGGACGCAGCAGCCACAGGGTACCGTTTGCGCCGATCTGGCGATGGCCAGCGCCATGCTGGTCGCGACGGCCGGCAACATCAAGGTTGAGGACGTCATCCTGCGCGCGCAGGACTATATCGATACGCGCGTCGGGCGGGAGAGTCAGGAGGCGCTGGGCATGCTTGGCGGGTTGACCAGCTATTACGACCGGCTGGTCGCGATGGACAAGTTCGTGCCGGTTGCGGAGCGGCGGCTGGCGCTCGCGCGCAAGTTGCAGGGGCCGACGGGCCGCACGGCGGTGATCGCCGCAGTATCGCTGTGCATCGCGCAGTGGAATTTGGGCAAGGGGCAGGCGGCGGTGGAGCTGTTGTCGCCGCTGGCGGGCAAATTGCCCGAGAAGACTTCGGACGAGATGATGCTGGCCGGGATGGTGCATGAATGCACCGGTACCGCCTATTACTCGATGGATCGCGATCGTGAGGCGGAGCAATCCTTCCGTCAGGCTGTGGCGTTGTTCGAGCGGGCCGAGGGGGAAAAGGGCGTTCGTTCGCTCGACGCCATGGCGGGCCTTGCCAACGCGTTGCGTCGCCAGGGTCGTGACGCCGATGCGCGGGCGATGGCGGTGCGGATCGACCGCCTTGCCAAGCCCGACGCACAGGTCCGCTCGCGGATTGCATGGTGGGCGACCGGGCCCGCCGCCAACCCGATCGAGGCGGCGCGCGCCGAGCTGGCGAAGGCCGAGAAGCAGTTTGGCGCGCAATCGGCGATGGCCGATGTGGCGGCGGCGGGACTGGGCATCGCGCTGATCGATGCAGGACAGACCGGCGAGGCCGAACCCTATCTGGCGCGGCTGGCGGCGGCGACGCGGAACGAGGCCAATCCGGCATCGGTGCGGATCAAGTTGCTGACCGGCCAGATCTTGGCGATCGCCAAACAGGACGGGGGCCGGTTCGACCGCGCGCTGCCGGTGATCGAACAGCTGGTGGCGATCGCCAAGCGCACCGACGCGGGCAGCGACAAGTTGTTGATCAATTTCCAGATGTATGCGGGCGCGATGCTGACCGCCAGCGGGCGGCCGGGTCGCGCCTATCCCTATCTGACCGATGCCGGGAGGCTGTTGCTCGCGCGCCTTGCCAGCTATCGCGATTTCGATGCCGCAGCGCAGAGCGAGACGCGGGAATATTCGCCGATTTTTCGGTTCAAGGTCGCCACGGCCTGGCGGCTGGCACAGGCACGTTGA
- a CDS encoding CsbD family protein → MGELVDKIKGNVNEAVGKAKQQSNDPDTRADGAAQEAKGKGQQLAGKVKGALGDDI, encoded by the coding sequence ATGGGCGAACTCGTCGACAAGATCAAAGGCAACGTCAACGAAGCGGTTGGCAAGGCGAAGCAGCAGAGCAACGATCCCGACACGCGTGCCGATGGCGCTGCGCAGGAAGCCAAAGGCAAGGGCCAGCAGCTCGCCGGTAAGGTGAAGGGTGCGTTGGGCGACGATATCTGA
- a CDS encoding PAS domain-containing protein, with translation MPLHASWQCDLTDNSLTWSEGVYDLFGLPRDAPPDRALTVGMYLPESRAELERLRSAAIAELGSFTFEAQIQRADGEIRWMRITADVVCENGVARYLYGTKIDVTEEMAARTEAPSQAA, from the coding sequence ATGCCGCTCCACGCTTCGTGGCAATGCGACCTGACCGACAATTCGCTGACATGGAGCGAAGGGGTTTACGACCTGTTCGGGCTGCCACGCGATGCGCCGCCCGATCGCGCGCTGACGGTCGGCATGTACCTGCCCGAATCGCGCGCTGAACTGGAACGGCTGCGCAGCGCCGCCATCGCCGAACTGGGCAGCTTCACGTTCGAGGCGCAAATCCAGCGCGCGGATGGCGAGATTCGCTGGATGCGGATTACCGCCGATGTGGTGTGTGAGAATGGCGTGGCGCGGTATCTGTACGGCACAAAGATCGACGTGACCGAAGAGATGGCGGCGCGGACCGAAGCGCCGTCGCAGGCGGCCTAG
- the accB gene encoding acetyl-CoA carboxylase biotin carboxyl carrier protein — protein MSEDNKKNMHVDIELVRQLAAVLDETNLTEIEVEDADRKVRVARKINVAPVTYAAPAPVAAAAPAAPAAALAMPSDPASITASYDDAVKSPMVGTAYLAPEPGAKPFVTVGAQVKAGDTLLIIEAMKVMNPIAAPHAGTVKTILIESGQPVEFDQPLVVVE, from the coding sequence ATGAGCGAAGATAACAAAAAGAACATGCATGTGGATATCGAGCTGGTTCGCCAGCTAGCCGCAGTGCTTGACGAAACCAACCTGACCGAGATCGAGGTCGAGGATGCCGACCGCAAGGTTCGCGTCGCGCGAAAGATCAACGTCGCGCCGGTCACCTATGCCGCGCCGGCGCCCGTTGCGGCTGCGGCACCGGCCGCCCCGGCTGCCGCTTTGGCAATGCCGTCAGACCCGGCATCGATCACCGCCAGCTATGACGACGCGGTCAAATCCCCGATGGTTGGCACCGCCTATCTCGCCCCTGAACCCGGTGCCAAGCCATTCGTGACGGTCGGCGCTCAGGTCAAGGCTGGCGACACCCTGCTGATTATCGAGGCGATGAAGGTGATGAACCCGATCGCCGCTCCGCACGCCGGCACGGTCAAGACGATCCTGATCGAAAGCGGCCAGCCGGTCGAATTCGACCAGCCCCTCGTCGTCGTCGAGTAA
- a CDS encoding helix-turn-helix domain-containing protein — MIAIAEQSILPFALGDWRIEPRGSVGSALCAARLRCAMTIEDVAAQTRVPIRYLAAIEAERFDLIPGRVYIKGFVRAFARTVGLCERWAADAIGTALADKRVLVAA; from the coding sequence ATGATCGCCATTGCAGAGCAATCCATCCTTCCCTTCGCGCTGGGCGACTGGCGCATCGAGCCGCGCGGCAGCGTGGGATCGGCATTGTGCGCGGCGCGACTGCGCTGCGCGATGACGATCGAGGATGTCGCCGCGCAAACGCGGGTGCCGATCCGTTATCTGGCCGCGATCGAGGCGGAGCGGTTCGATCTCATCCCCGGTCGGGTGTATATCAAGGGCTTTGTCAGGGCGTTCGCGCGCACGGTGGGGCTGTGCGAGCGCTGGGCAGCGGATGCGATTGGGACAGCGCTGGCCGACAAGCGGGTGTTGGTCGCGGCCTAA